The following proteins come from a genomic window of Trifolium pratense cultivar HEN17-A07 linkage group LG4, ARS_RC_1.1, whole genome shotgun sequence:
- the LOC123882181 gene encoding leghemoglobin 1-like produces the protein MAFTDKQESLVNSSYESFKQNLSGNSIFFYTFILEKAPAAKELFSFLKGSAGVQDSPQLQGHAEKVFGLVRDAAGQLRATGTVVLGDASLGAIHVQKGVVDPHFVVVKEALLQTIKKAVGDKWSAELSTAWEVAYDALATAIKKAY, from the exons atgGCTTTCACTGACAAGCAAGAGAGTTTAGTGAATAGCTCTTATGAATCATTCAAACAAAACCTTTCTGGAAATAGTATTTTCTTCTATACTTT tATATTAGAGAAAGCACCTGCAGCAAAGGAATTGTTCTCTTTTCTTAAGGGGTCAGCTGGAGTACAAGATAGCCCTCAACTCCAGGGCCATGCTGAAAAGGTTTTTGGATTG GTACGCGATGCAGCTGGTCAACTCCGAGCAACAGGAACAGTTGTGTTGGGAGATGCTTCGTTGGGTGCTATTCACGTTCAAAAAGGAGTTGTTGATCCTCATTTTGTG GTGGTTAAAGAAGCTTTGCTACAAACTATAAAGAAAGCAGTAGGGGACAAATGGAGCGCAGAGCTGAGCACTGCTTGGGAAGTAGCTTATGATGCATTGGCAACTGCAATTAAGAAAGCATATTAA